In one Sporomusa sphaeroides DSM 2875 genomic region, the following are encoded:
- the cysD gene encoding sulfate adenylyltransferase subunit CysD, whose protein sequence is MDHLDRLEAQSIFILREAYKKFGKLGMLWSIGKDSTVLLWLAKKAFFGHCPFPFIHVDTAYKIPEMIEFRDQIAKQYNIELIVHSNEEALQAGMGPDKGRLVCCRALKTDGLQQVVTKYEFEGLILGIRRDEEGSRSKERVFSERNKDSEWDYTNQPPELWNQFKTDFPKGNHIRVHPILHWNEIDIWSYIAREKIPLVDLYFAKNGKRYRSLGCAPCTGQIDSNATTVAEIIEELKNTKQGERAGRAQDQEDSYAMQKLRKDGYM, encoded by the coding sequence ATGGATCATTTAGATCGTTTGGAAGCGCAAAGTATATTCATACTGAGAGAGGCATATAAGAAGTTCGGTAAGCTAGGTATGCTATGGTCAATTGGTAAAGACTCCACTGTTTTATTGTGGCTGGCCAAAAAAGCTTTTTTCGGACATTGTCCGTTCCCGTTCATCCATGTCGATACTGCCTATAAAATCCCTGAGATGATTGAGTTCAGAGACCAAATAGCCAAACAATACAATATTGAACTAATTGTTCACAGCAATGAAGAGGCTTTGCAGGCAGGGATGGGACCGGATAAAGGACGTCTGGTGTGCTGCAGGGCCTTAAAAACCGACGGACTGCAGCAAGTGGTCACCAAATATGAGTTTGAAGGACTGATATTGGGGATACGCCGTGATGAAGAAGGCTCACGCTCCAAAGAACGGGTTTTCAGTGAAAGAAATAAAGATTCGGAGTGGGATTACACCAACCAGCCGCCTGAACTCTGGAACCAATTTAAGACCGATTTCCCCAAAGGGAATCACATCCGGGTACATCCGATTTTGCATTGGAATGAAATTGATATCTGGTCATATATCGCCAGAGAGAAGATCCCGCTTGTGGATCTCTATTTTGCCAAAAACGGCAAAAGATACCGCAGTCTTGGCTGTGCTCCCTGCACCGGGCAGATTGACTCTAATGCAACTACGGTTGCGGAAATTATCGAGGAGCTTAAAAACACCAAACAAGGTGAACGGGCCGGGCGCGCCCAGGATCAGGAGGATTCATACGCCATGCAAAAACTACGCAAAGATGGATATATGTAA
- a CDS encoding sulfate adenylyltransferase subunit 1, which translates to MDIEREVLNIVVVGHVDHGKSTVIGRLLYDTKSLPEGAIDRVKRIAKEKGKPFEYAYLLDAFEEEQKQGITIDTTQLQFRTEKRDYVIIDAPGHKEFLKNMISGAASAEAALLIIDANEGIQEQSKRHGYILSLLGIQKAYVLINKMDLIDYSEAKFNEIKQEINEFLHNLHVFPLKYIPISAFFGENMITRSEKMPWYKGEPILTAIDLFEKDKGLETKALRFPIQDVYKFDNRRIIAGRIESGTLHVGDEVLLSPANKLTKVKTIEYWTDKDKTDSVYAGMSVGITVEDEFFNQRGEFIVHPDQAPLVSDTFKANIFWMGKKPLVKAADYKLKLATQELECEIYSIVKVIDATTLATIEDAGQVKTNDVAEVIIRTKKQLCFDEFKNNQLTGRFVIVDGYDVSGGGIVSGLVTQWQTVSKFTANGLELVVNCFDDYIYVLAEGAVRRFDARPHTFAAGDVVAITGKTYEYPADFDIIDIQTKVAAKVRKARMAGVIPLAEYTYSGMPVIEARGAGLKLATEEDFTQFYSELETIVSWQTKAASSFTAKWLEFTRYRGIPVVAAVGEAGADYQI; encoded by the coding sequence ATGGACATTGAGAGAGAAGTACTTAATATAGTTGTTGTCGGGCATGTCGATCATGGCAAATCCACAGTGATTGGCAGGCTGCTGTATGACACCAAATCTTTGCCCGAAGGTGCCATCGACCGGGTAAAGCGAATTGCCAAAGAAAAGGGTAAACCCTTTGAATATGCTTATCTGCTGGATGCTTTTGAGGAAGAGCAGAAGCAAGGCATTACCATCGACACTACCCAACTGCAATTTCGTACCGAAAAAAGAGATTATGTAATTATTGATGCCCCCGGACATAAGGAGTTTCTAAAAAACATGATTTCCGGAGCTGCCAGTGCCGAGGCTGCGCTTTTAATTATTGACGCTAATGAAGGGATTCAGGAACAATCCAAACGGCATGGCTATATATTGTCATTGCTGGGGATACAAAAAGCCTATGTACTTATTAATAAGATGGATTTAATTGATTATTCAGAAGCCAAATTTAATGAGATTAAGCAGGAAATAAACGAGTTTTTGCACAATCTCCACGTGTTTCCTTTAAAATACATCCCGATTTCAGCCTTTTTTGGCGAGAATATGATTACCCGTTCAGAAAAAATGCCCTGGTATAAAGGCGAGCCGATCCTTACGGCAATTGACTTGTTTGAAAAAGACAAAGGGCTGGAGACAAAAGCGCTGCGGTTCCCCATTCAGGATGTCTATAAATTTGATAACCGGCGCATTATTGCCGGTCGGATCGAATCAGGGACGCTGCATGTCGGCGATGAAGTTTTACTATCGCCCGCTAATAAGCTGACAAAAGTTAAGACAATCGAGTACTGGACTGACAAGGATAAAACTGACAGCGTCTATGCCGGAATGTCGGTGGGCATAACGGTTGAAGATGAGTTTTTTAACCAGCGGGGCGAATTTATTGTTCATCCTGACCAGGCACCGCTAGTTTCCGACACATTCAAAGCCAACATCTTTTGGATGGGGAAAAAGCCTTTGGTGAAAGCTGCAGACTATAAGCTCAAACTGGCGACCCAGGAACTGGAGTGTGAGATATACTCGATCGTCAAGGTCATTGATGCCACTACGCTGGCGACAATAGAAGATGCCGGACAAGTTAAAACCAATGACGTAGCCGAAGTCATTATCAGGACCAAAAAGCAGCTCTGTTTTGATGAATTTAAGAACAATCAATTGACAGGCCGATTCGTTATTGTTGACGGCTATGATGTAAGTGGCGGCGGGATTGTCTCAGGCCTTGTGACCCAGTGGCAGACTGTGAGCAAATTTACGGCAAACGGATTGGAACTGGTGGTAAATTGTTTTGATGACTATATCTATGTACTTGCCGAAGGGGCTGTAAGAAGGTTTGATGCCAGGCCCCATACCTTTGCTGCCGGTGATGTAGTTGCGATAACCGGAAAAACCTATGAATATCCTGCCGATTTCGACATAATCGATATTCAGACAAAAGTAGCCGCCAAAGTGAGGAAAGCCAGAATGGCAGGAGTGATACCCCTGGCTGAGTACACCTATAGTGGTATGCCGGTAATTGAAGCTAGAGGAGCCGGCCTTAAGCTGGCAACTGAGGAAGATTTTACTCAGTTTTACAGTGAGCTTGAGACCATAGTTAGCTGGCAGACGAAGGCGGCGTCAAGCTTTACTGCTAAGTGGCTTGAATTTACCAGATACCGGGGTATTCCGGTTGTAGCGGCAGTTGGTGAAGCAGGTGCAGATTATCAGATTTAA
- a CDS encoding adenylyl-sulfate reductase subunit alpha — MNVAEKRLETDILIIGGGTAGCFAAITIAGKAAAKVIIAEKANIKRSGCLAAGVNALNAYIVKGQTPETYLNYVKNDAAGVVREDLVYTAAERFNQVTRKMEGLGLVIQKDEHGEYAARGTRNIKINGENIKPLLAEAVLNSPRVTVINRINIVDYIIKDGAVAGAYGFSLDSPTFYVISAKAVICATGGAAGLYRPNNPGFSRHKMWYSPFNTGAGYAMGIRAGAEMTTFEMRFIALRCKDTIAPTGTIAQGVGAPQVNSQGEEYEQQYGNMSTANRLYSTVMENRNGRGPCFLQTKAISPKQEDELYKAYLNMAPSQTLRWLERQGPASENVEIEGTEPYIVGGHTASGYWVDTKRATTINGLYAAGDVAGGCPQKYVTGCFAEGEIAALASLEYIRDKHNRWPGQNEIDNKIAALQQLLQAEPALHTAESIEEAMQKTMDDYAGGISSGYIFNYQKLQVAKQRIEELLEMCGQLRASDMYQLLSIQEVIDRLFVCKVLIRHLEARQETRWHAFQENADYPEKNDNNWLKYVNSRLSNGEIRLVFRDLVKRDEIYEHQD; from the coding sequence ATGAATGTAGCGGAAAAACGTCTGGAAACAGATATTCTCATTATTGGCGGCGGGACGGCAGGCTGTTTTGCTGCCATAACTATTGCCGGGAAGGCTGCGGCAAAAGTCATTATTGCCGAAAAGGCCAATATCAAGCGCAGCGGTTGTCTGGCAGCCGGTGTTAATGCCCTGAACGCTTATATTGTCAAAGGTCAAACACCGGAAACCTACCTTAATTATGTCAAAAATGATGCTGCCGGTGTGGTCAGAGAAGATCTTGTCTATACGGCGGCAGAGCGGTTTAATCAAGTCACCCGTAAAATGGAAGGTCTTGGGCTGGTGATACAAAAAGATGAGCACGGCGAGTATGCTGCCCGGGGAACCAGAAATATCAAAATCAATGGTGAGAATATAAAACCGCTGCTGGCGGAAGCCGTGCTGAACAGTCCGCGCGTTACCGTAATAAACCGGATTAATATTGTTGATTACATTATCAAGGATGGCGCAGTAGCAGGCGCGTACGGGTTTTCCCTGGATTCTCCCACTTTTTACGTTATCTCGGCAAAGGCTGTAATCTGTGCCACCGGCGGAGCCGCCGGGCTTTATCGGCCTAATAATCCCGGTTTTTCCCGGCATAAAATGTGGTACAGTCCATTTAATACCGGCGCAGGTTATGCCATGGGAATCAGGGCAGGTGCGGAAATGACCACCTTTGAAATGCGTTTTATTGCTTTGCGGTGTAAGGACACCATCGCCCCCACCGGCACGATTGCCCAGGGTGTTGGCGCACCGCAGGTAAACAGCCAAGGGGAAGAATATGAACAGCAATATGGCAATATGAGCACTGCCAACCGCCTGTATTCTACCGTCATGGAAAATAGAAACGGCAGAGGGCCCTGCTTTTTGCAAACGAAAGCCATTTCTCCGAAACAGGAGGACGAATTATATAAAGCCTATCTGAATATGGCTCCGTCCCAGACGCTGCGATGGCTTGAGCGGCAGGGACCTGCTTCAGAAAATGTAGAGATTGAGGGAACCGAGCCTTACATTGTGGGTGGACATACGGCCAGCGGGTACTGGGTGGACACCAAACGGGCAACCACCATTAACGGACTCTACGCAGCCGGCGACGTAGCCGGCGGCTGCCCGCAAAAGTATGTGACAGGCTGTTTTGCCGAGGGCGAAATTGCTGCTTTGGCAAGCTTAGAATATATCCGGGATAAACATAACCGGTGGCCCGGACAAAACGAAATAGACAATAAAATTGCGGCATTGCAACAACTGCTGCAGGCAGAGCCGGCACTTCATACTGCCGAAAGCATCGAAGAAGCCATGCAGAAAACCATGGATGATTATGCAGGAGGCATTTCATCAGGCTACATCTTTAATTACCAGAAACTACAGGTGGCCAAACAGCGCATTGAAGAGCTGCTGGAAATGTGCGGCCAGTTAAGAGCCAGCGACATGTACCAGCTGCTAAGCATCCAGGAGGTTATTGACAGGCTGTTTGTCTGCAAGGTCCTTATCCGGCATCTGGAAGCCAGGCAGGAGACCCGCTGGCATGCCTTTCAGGAAAATGCCGACTATCCGGAAAAAAATGATAATAACTGGTTGAAATATGTTAATTCCAGACTAAGTAACGGCGAGATCAGGCTTGTGTTCAGAGACTTGGTAAAGAGGGATGAAATTTATGAGCATCAGGATTGA
- a CDS encoding 4Fe-4S dicluster domain-containing protein, whose product MSIRIDSHKCSGCGKCREVCPGSLLRATDSGRTDIREPKDCWGCTSCLKECSCNAITYYLGADMGGRGSLLHTRQEGNLLHWIVTEPNGREKTITVDKKQANAY is encoded by the coding sequence ATGAGCATCAGGATTGACAGCCATAAGTGCAGCGGGTGTGGCAAATGCCGGGAGGTATGTCCCGGGAGTTTGCTCCGGGCGACAGACTCTGGTCGGACAGATATCAGGGAGCCTAAAGATTGTTGGGGATGTACTTCCTGTCTCAAAGAATGCAGCTGCAATGCCATTACATACTATCTCGGGGCCGACATGGGGGGGCGGGGCAGCCTGCTCCACACCCGGCAGGAGGGAAATCTGCTGCACTGGATTGTCACAGAGCCAAACGGCCGGGAAAAAACCATCACTGTAGATAAGAAACAAGCCAATGCATACTAA